GTTGCCGCCCGGTGCCCGGCTGCCCTGGTACCTCCGCCTGATCCGCGGCGGGGGCCGCCCGCCGGCCTGGTTCGTGCACCGCACCAACGCCTTCGTCCTGGCCGCCTCCCGCCTCGGGGTGACCTCACCGCTGCCCGCGCCCGTGCGCCGCGCCTATGCGGCCCCCTATCGCGGCAGGCAGCGGCGGCTGGCGGTGGTGCGGTTCATCCAGGACATCCCGCTGGCTCCCACCGACCCGGCGTGGCCGCTGATCGACGTGGGCCCGGTCGAGGCACCGGAGATGACGGCACTGCCCATGCTGGTGTGCTGGGGCGGCCGGGACCCGGTCTTCGGCCACCGCTTCCTCGCCGAGTGGATGCGCCGCTTCCCCGCCGCCGAGGTGCAACTGTTCCCACGCGCCGGGCACTTCGTCCAGGAGGACGCCCGCGACGAAGTCATCGCCTGTGTACGGGATTTCCTGGGCCGCCACCCGGAAAGGCAGAGGTGAGAGCCGTGTCGGACTTCGCAACCGCTGCGACCGGGACACAGGCCGGGCTGCTGGGCAGGCTGGCGTACTGGCAGCAGGCCCAGCCCGCCGCCGTCGCACTCGACACGTTCCACGGTCGGCACCGGGAACGGATCACCTACGCCGGCCTGTACGCCCGGTGCCTGCGCACCGCGGACGCGCTGGCGGCCGCGGGCATCGGCCCGGGCACGCGCTCGGTGGTGCTGACCCGCCGTCCGCTGGACCTGCTCACCACGGTGTACGCGCTGACCGCGCTCGGCGCCTGCGCCGTACTGATCGACCCCGGCCTGCCCCGTGCGGCCCTGCACCGGTGCCTGCGCGAGGCCGCCCCGCAGGCGTTCGTGGCGGAGCCGCTCGCCCAGGTGGCACGGGTTCTGCACGGCTGGGCACGACCGAGTGTGCACACCGTGCTCTCCACCGGGCCGGGTCCCGGGCCCTGGCCGGCGATCGGTGCACTCGCCCGCACGGCGCCACGCGCCGCACTCGACGCCACCGGCGACAGCACGGCACTGATCGCCTACACCTCCGGCTCCACGGGCACACCGAAGGGCGCGGTCTACACGAACGAACAGCTGGTGCGCCAATGCGGCGTCACGTCAGGCGTGCTCGGAGCACAGCCGGGAACCGTGGCGGTCGTCGGCTTCCTGCCGTTCGCCCTGGGCGGTCCGGCGCTCGGCGTCACCGTCGTCGTTCCGCGGATGGACTTCCGCAGGCCGGGCCGGGCCCGTCGTGCTGACCTGCTGCGCGCGGCTGCGCAGTCGCGTGCGGCCTGCATGCTCGGCTCCCCGGCACTCATGACGGTTCTCGCCGGGGACGGCCGCCGGGAACCGGCCCTCGCCACCGTGCGGTCGGTCGCCACCTTCGGGGCCCCACTGGAGTACGGCCTGCTGGACCGCCTCACCGCCACCCTGCCGGACCAGGCCGTGATCCGGAGCGTGTACGGCGCCACCGAGAGCCTTCCGGTGAGCGCCATCGACGGCCCGGACCTGCGTTCCTCGCGCGCCGCGTCCGTACGAGGCGGTGGGCGGTGCGTGGGCCGGGTGGTGCCCGCCATGTCGGTGCGCGTCATCCCGGCCGACGCAGGACCGATCGCCCACTGGTCCGAGGTCGAGCCGCTCCCCGCACACGCCGTCGGCGAGATCACGGTGCGCGGCCCGCTGGTCAGCCGTGGCTACTACGGCCGCCCGCAGGCCGACGCCGAGGCGAAGATCCCCGACGGGGGGTATGTCTGGCACCGCACCGGCGACCTGGGGCGCACGGACGACGAGGGCAACCTCTGGTACTGCGGACGCAAGGCCCACGCCGTTCCCGGTCCCGACGGCCCCCTGTACACCGAGTGCGTCGAGCCGGCGTGCAACGCGGTCGACGGCGTCCGGCGAACCGCGCTGGTCGACGCGGGCAGCGAGCAACAGGCCGTGCCCGCGCTGTGCGTGGAGACCGACGGGCCGCGGCGCGGCGCCGAGCGCGGCCGGATCGTCGCGGACCTGCGTCGCGCCCTCGCCGCGCTGGAAGGTGGCGCTCAGGTCCGGGCGGTCCTCTTCCACCCCGGATTTCCGGTCGACATCCGGCACAACTCGAAGATCGAGAGAGGCGTGCTCGGCCGGTGGGCGCGGTGTCGTCTGGCGGCGAACGGCGCTGCCGCGAAGGCGGCGGAGGAGGACCGCGGATGAAGATCCTGGTCACGGGCGGCAGCGGATTCCTCGGCGCCGAGATCTGCCGGCGCCTCGCGGCGCGCGGGCACCAGGTGCGTTCCCTGCAACGCGGCCACCGGGCACCGCCCCCGAGCGGGACCGAGGCCCTGTGGGGGGACATCCGTGACACCGCAGCGGTCGCGGACGCCGTACGCGGGTGTGACGCCGTCGTCCACACGGCCGCGCTGGCCGACGTCTGGGGGCCGCGACACGCCTTCGCCTCCGTCAACATCGCGGGGACGGCGGCCGTCCTCGACGCCTGCCGGCGCCATGGTGTGTCCCGGCTGGTCCACTGCTCCAGCGCCAGCGTGGTCTTCGCCGGTGGTGACCTCGAAGGCGTCGACGAGTCCACCCCGTACCCCCGGCGGTACCTCGCGCCCTACCCGTGGTCCAAGGCCTGTGCCGAGCAGTTGGTCCTGGCCGCCAACGGCTCCCGGCTGGCCACCGTGTCCCTGCGCCCCCATCTGGTCTGGGGCGACGGGGACCCGCATCTGCTGCCCGGGCTGCG
The genomic region above belongs to Streptomyces sp. CG1 and contains:
- a CDS encoding alpha/beta fold hydrolase, with the translated sequence MSPTEAEFPYTDYDFTPHWFAHEGVRQHYLDEGAGAPVLMLHGNPSWSYMWRDMVRELRAGHRCVVPDHIGMGLSDRPGESVHPYTASRRLADLERLVEHLVAERGVPDRGWTLIGHDWGGVIGMAWARRRPAWLSRIVMLNSAAFPLPPGARLPWYLRLIRGGGRPPAWFVHRTNAFVLAASRLGVTSPLPAPVRRAYAAPYRGRQRRLAVVRFIQDIPLAPTDPAWPLIDVGPVEAPEMTALPMLVCWGGRDPVFGHRFLAEWMRRFPAAEVQLFPRAGHFVQEDARDEVIACVRDFLGRHPERQR
- a CDS encoding AMP-binding protein, which codes for MSDFATAATGTQAGLLGRLAYWQQAQPAAVALDTFHGRHRERITYAGLYARCLRTADALAAAGIGPGTRSVVLTRRPLDLLTTVYALTALGACAVLIDPGLPRAALHRCLREAAPQAFVAEPLAQVARVLHGWARPSVHTVLSTGPGPGPWPAIGALARTAPRAALDATGDSTALIAYTSGSTGTPKGAVYTNEQLVRQCGVTSGVLGAQPGTVAVVGFLPFALGGPALGVTVVVPRMDFRRPGRARRADLLRAAAQSRAACMLGSPALMTVLAGDGRREPALATVRSVATFGAPLEYGLLDRLTATLPDQAVIRSVYGATESLPVSAIDGPDLRSSRAASVRGGGRCVGRVVPAMSVRVIPADAGPIAHWSEVEPLPAHAVGEITVRGPLVSRGYYGRPQADAEAKIPDGGYVWHRTGDLGRTDDEGNLWYCGRKAHAVPGPDGPLYTECVEPACNAVDGVRRTALVDAGSEQQAVPALCVETDGPRRGAERGRIVADLRRALAALEGGAQVRAVLFHPGFPVDIRHNSKIERGVLGRWARCRLAANGAAAKAAEEDRG
- a CDS encoding NAD-dependent epimerase/dehydratase family protein, whose product is MKILVTGGSGFLGAEICRRLAARGHQVRSLQRGHRAPPPSGTEALWGDIRDTAAVADAVRGCDAVVHTAALADVWGPRHAFASVNIAGTAAVLDACRRHGVSRLVHCSSASVVFAGGDLEGVDESTPYPRRYLAPYPWSKACAEQLVLAANGSRLATVSLRPHLVWGDGDPHLLPGLRAAVRRGRLLLPGTGSNRVDTVHVGDAAEAHVLAVERLTANSPLAGASYFVTQGRPCTLAATVRGLLAYGGGSVEVRGVPASAALAVAALLEAAGKATRRRRRPLLTRFLVAELTRAHWFDITAARRDLGYTPTDHSWPSASGSAFHR